Genomic window (Balneolaceae bacterium):
AACTGGGAAAGAAACTGGACTTCGAAACCTATGTGATTTCCAAGCAGGAGGTGGGCGAGCGCACCGTCAGCAGCACGGCGATCCGTCGGGCCCTCAGCGAGGTGGGAAATGTTCGCCAGGCAGCGAAATTCCTGCAGCGTCCCTACCGCCTCAACGGCATGGTGGTGCACGGCGACAAACGCGGCAAGGAAATCGGTTTTCCCACGGCCAACCTACTGCCGGAAGACCAGCGCAAGATAGTGCCACACGACGGGGTCTATGCCGTCAGGGTTCGGGTGGAGGGCGACTGGTACGGGGGTATGATGAATATCGGCGTACGTCCCACCTTTGAGGGACAGCAGCGTGTGCTGGAAGTCCACCTTTTTGACTTTGAGGAGGAGATCTACGGCAAGAGCATACAGGTACGCTTCATCGAGCGCATCCGCGACGAGATGAAATTCGAGCGGGTGGAGGAGCTGGTGGCCCGGCTGGAGTCCGACAGAGAAGACGCGCTCGCCATCCTCCACGAGGCGAAGCAGGATTGAGTATAAATTGTATAATTACCCCATTTCGTTTATCTTTGGTGGCTGTAAACCACGAAGAAATGTACGTACCCGACGAAAGGACCAAAACATACACATGACGATTACCAAGGAACGCAAGGAAGAGATAATTGAGAAGTACGGTGGCTCCGCGGAGAACACCGGATCGACCGAAGCCCAGATCGCTATATTCACCGAACGTATCGCCGATCTCACCGAACACCTCAAGGACCATCCGCAGGATCACGCTTCGCGCCGGGGCCTGCTCAAAATGGTCGGGAAACGCCGGCGCCTGCTGAACTACCTGGCCAAGAATGATATCGAGGCCTACCGTTCGCTCATCAGCGACCTGGGTATTCGCAAGTAGCCCACATGAAGGCACGTCTCAACGGCGTGCCTTTTTTCGTATCCGCACCGAACGGGGGATTTCCCGGCCCATCCGATTGATCCCCCTTATGATTGCCGGCAGCATACTAGCCGACAGGGTGCGATCGGAAACCGATTCCTCATTTAACCGAACAGAAAAGAAGACCCATTACGATGAAATCAGATTTCAGAACCTGTGAATTCGCTCCCGGAAAAACCATCTCCATTGAAACCGGACGCATCGCCAAGCAGGCCGACGGGGCCGTTGTGATCCGCATGGGTGACACCATGCTGCTCTGCACCGCAGTTTGCGAAAAAGATCCCAAGCCGGGCATGAACTTTTTCCCACTGACGGTAGACCTGCGTGAAAGTTTTTCCGCGGCCGGCAAATTTCCCGGCGGTTTCATCAAGCGTGAGGGACGCCCCTCCGACAAAGAGATTCTCTCCAGCAGGCTTATTGACCGTACACTGCGCCCCCTCTTTCCCGACGGATTCCGATGCGAGACACAGGCCATCTGCGCCGTCCTTTCCTCTGACGGGGAGAACGACGGTGACGTGCTGGGAGGTGTGGGCGCCTCGGCAGCCATGCACCTCTCGGACGCCCCCTTTCAGGGTCCGACCGCCATGGTTCGCGTGGGACGCATAGAAGGGGAGTTCATTATCAATCCCACGGTCAGCGAGCTGAAAGAGAGTGATTTAGACCTGATCGTAAGCGGTACCGCCGAGAGCGTGATCATGATCGAGGGCGAGGCCGACGAAATTTCCGAGAAGGAGATGCTGGGAGCCATCAAGGCCGGCCACGAGGCCATCCAGAAACTTTGTGCTTTCCAGGAAGAGCTTCGCGAGGAATTCGGCAAGGAGAAACGGGACTACGAACCTGATCCTGTAGACGAGACCCTCAAGCAGAAGGTTGAGGAAAACGCTCGTCCGAAGATCCGCGACGTGGTCACCACCGGACTCGGCAAAGAGGAATACTCCAAACGGCTCAAAGAGGCCAAGGAGTCCGTGGTCGAGGAGCTCACCGCCATCGAGGAATTCGAAGAGGAGGCTGACGCCATCAAGGAGTTCTGCAAGAACATCGAGAAAGAAGAGCTCCGGAGCCTCATTCTCAACAAGAAAGAACGCATCGACGGGCGTGCACCGGAAGACATTCGTGATATCTGGACCGAAGTGGGTTACCTGGCCCGCACGCACGGTTCTGCCATCTTTACCCGAGGTGAGACTCAGGCCCTTGTTTCTATCACCATGGGCACCAAGCAGGATGCACAGTCCATCGACACTCTGATGGTGGAGGAAGACAAACAGTTCTACCTGCACTACAACTTCCCGCCTTACTGTGTGGGCGAGGCGCGCTTCCTGCGTGGTCCTGGTCGGCGTGAGATCGGCCACGGCCATCTGGCCGAACGCGCACTCAAAAAACTGATGCCATCCTTCGAGGAATTCGGCTATGTAATCCGCGTCATTTCCGACATTACCGAATCGAACGGCTCGTCTTCCATGGCCTCCGTTTGCGGAGGCTCCATGGCCCTGATGAACGCCGGCGTGCCGCTGAAGAAGCCGGTGGCCGGAATCGCCATGGGCATGATCGTGGGCGAGGACGAATCTGTGGTACTGTCTGACATCCGCGGAGAGGAGGACTTCATGGGCGACATGGACTTCAAGACCGCCGGATCGGCCGACGGCATCACCGCATGCCAGATGGACATGAAGGTGCAGGGCATCTCTTTCGAGGTGCTTGAAAAGGCACTGGAACAGGCCCACCAGGGACGCATGCATATTCTCGGCAAGATGGCTGAAACCATATCGCAGCCGGCTGATGAGATTTCCCCCTACGCGCCGCAGTTCATCAATATGGAGATCGAAGCCGATGACATCGGCGCAGTGATCGGTCCGGGCGGCAAGGTCATCCAGACTCTGCAGAAGGAGACCGACACCGAGATCTGGGTCGAGGAGGACGAAGAGCGCCGCAAGGGCATGATCACCATCACGGCCGACAGTCTTGACAAAGCCGAGGAGGCCAAGAAACGGATCCAGGGTATCGTGGGTCACCTCGATGAGGGAGCCACCTACAAGGGCACCGTTAAGGCCATCAAGGAATACGGCGCTTTCGTGGAGATCGTACCGGGCAAGGACGGACTGTTGCACGTCTCTGAGATCAATCACACACACGTGGACAACGTCAGCGATGTCCTTTCAGTAGGCGACGAGCTGGAAGTCAAACTCCTCAAGGTGGAGCACGGCGGTAAGCTGCGTCTCTCCCGCAAGGCCCTGATTCCCAAGGACGGCGAATAATTGCCGTCACCGCATTCTGTTCAGCGCCATCCTGGTATTGCCGGGGTGGCGTTTTTCTATGCGGGACAGCCTGCATACCATAACCTTCTCCCGTGAGTTATGCCCGCGCGGCCTGACACACATGCACATAAAAGATGTATCGATTCCATCATGACCCCCAAACGATCCGCCGAGGAACTAGACTTTGTTGGCAAAACCACCCTGGAAAACGGACTCAAAGTGGTCACCGAACAGGTGCCCAGCATCAAGAGCGTCTCCGTCGGCATCTGGGTGAAGACCGGCAGCCGAAACGAGAGCGACCGGCGCGCGGGCATTACCCACTTTCTGGAGCACATGCTTTTCAAGGGCACCGAGAGCCGCTCCTCCTACGACATCGCCATGAGCATGGAGTCGGTAGGGGGCTACCTGAATGCCTTCACTTCTTCCGAATACACCTGCTACTACTCCCGATGCCTCAACTCGCAGATGGAGCGGGCGCTGGACGTGCTTTCCGACATGGTGCTGCACCCGTCCTTCCCTGAGGAGGAGATCGCCAAGGAGAAAAAGGTGGTCATCGAGGAGATGAAAATGTACCGCGATTCTCCGGACGACTATCTCTTCGAGGAGTTCAGCAATGCCATGTTTAAGGGACATCCCCTGGGACGGCCCATCATCGGCTTCGAGGAGACGGTATCGGCCTTCAGCCGGCAGGACCTCTACGACTACATGGCCGAGCGCTACCGTCCAGACAACTTGATCGTGGCCGTCTCTGGCAACATGGAGCATGAACGGGTGGTGGAGCTGGTGGAAGGATATTTCGGTGACCTGGAGCGTGAAGCCACCGAGACGGAGAATCAGCCGCTTACCGGCTACGAACAGGACCGACTGCAGCTGACCAAGGACATCGAGCAGACCCATCTCATAATGGGACGACGCGGACTCAACTACGATCACGAGGACAAGTACAAGCTGCTGATGGCCAACACCATCCTGGGAGGGGGGATGAGCTCGCGGCTGCACCAGAACGTGCGCGAGAAATACGGCTACTGCTACTCCATCACCACCTTTAACCAGTCCTACAGCGACTCGGGTCTGTTCGGGGTCTACGTTGGTACAGACCGTGACTACGTGGATCATGTACGGGAGCTGATCGTTCGTGAGCTGGACCGCCTGCGAAGCGAAAAGGTGGGCGAGCAGGAGCTGGCCGAAGCCAAGGCACAGCTCAAGGGCAAGCTTATGCTCTCGCTGGAGAGCATGAGCAACCGCATGTCACGCCTGGCCAAGAGCGAGCTCTATTTCGAGCGTTTTGTGACCCTGGACGAGCTGGTGGAAAACATTGACGGCGTGGATGCCGAAGGGCTGCGCAACTTTGCGGAGGACTTTTTCGATGCCGGCCGCTACTCCGAGGCCCAGCTGCTGCCGGACGGAAACTGACGTACGCTGCGAAAATCCTTCATTCTTACTCAATATGAATGCGGGTCACCCGAAGGACCGGAACATCGCCGGAGCGGTCGAAAAAGTAGAGTTGGTTCCGGTCGTCTATATGTTTCGGATGAAAGACCGTGTAGAATTCCTGTCTCATGGTGAAATCGTCGTCAATCTGCGAATACCCGACGTAGGCGCCCGTCTCGGCATCGAACAGTTCCAGGTAGTAGTCTGCATCGTTTCCTTCGGCCACTGTAACGAAATGAAAAAGCCACTCATCGTTGGCGAAAAGATGATTGCTTTGCAACAACATCTGGTAGCGGTATGAACCTGCCGGATCCCCTCCACTGATCATACCATGCACCTTGCGCGCCATTTCAAAGAAATCTACATCCTGATCGAGCTGCCGGTAGGGTGTGGGGTTTGAAAAGCGGCTGTTGATCCCCTGAACGGTGGTCTGCAATTTGTCCTCAAGATAGGTATAGTTGATCATGAAAAGGGTTCCCTTGAATACCCGGTGGGTGAAGGCAAGCTGATTGCCGGGGAGACCTGCCATGTTATAGTGGTTTGGTGAACGGGCAATACGCCGTTCGATGAGCAGGTCGGGATCCCACATCTTTTCATATATATCCAACACGCCGTGATACTGGGTGTCCAGATCCCGGGACATGAATTTAATGACCCTGTTGTCCATCTCTTCGACTCTGTCGGAACCTACTTCTCCCCGGTAGTCTTTAGCTGTCACCGCCAGCGTTGAGTCGTCGATGGGGACGATATTGTGGCCGCCCGACCAGTCTGACTTGAAGCTGTGTGACCGGTGACTTTCTCCCAGTTCATAAAAATATGTGATGCGCTGGGACCGCGTGTCCAGTGCAATGAGTTCTCCGTCCTTCCCTATGGTCATCTCGTCCATATCCAGGAACTCCCCGGGTCCCCGGCCCCGGCCACCAAACCGGGTGATAAAATTTCCCTCTGAATAGAAAACCCGGATGGACAGATCCTGGCCCGCCAGGTAGATGCGACCCACGGTGTCCGTGGTCACATGCAGTGGGTTGGCGATCATGTACTCCTCGGGGGCGTTCTCATCCTGGCCTATAACCATGACCTCTTGGAAGGATATCTCCAACTCCTGTGCGCCGGCTATCTGACCACCTACGAATAACCATGCCACAACAATCAGGCAGGCAAGACGAATTGAATATGCAAATAGGGCAGGGGACCACGGAGTAACTGTCGTAGGTAAAGGAGTGGATGTATTCATAATTCAAGGCCTTTTCCGTTGTTTACCCGTAACAAGAGCACGCAGTATGCGCTTGTATAGTTTACTACTTATTTAACACTCTGTAAATTTGTAAGATTGGAGATCTTTGGCTTTTAGTTCAAATTGGGGGTTGACATCCAAGGCCGAACCGCTTAGATTTCTCGCATTTCCAAAAGACATCTGTTGATGATAGAGCAAGTGCGCATAGCCTTAAACGAACGACGCCGCCGCCCGAAAGGGCGAAATACTTGATCTCTATCCATCATTAAGTATTCGCCCGCTCACTCTCACGATTGAGCGGGCTTTTTTTTTGTAACTCACAAAACGTTTAAGGCTATGAACCATTTCCTTTCCATCGGCGGCAACGACCCGTCCTACATTCAGCATCTGCTGCGGCAAAGCCGGTACCTTCACACCAATCCCTCCATCAAAACCCTGGAGGGCAAGAATATCCTCTTCTGCTTCGAGAAGCCCTCCTTGAGAACCAAGGTGGGAACCGAGGTGGCCATCAACGCCCTTGGCGGCGATGTGATCCACATCTCTCCGGAGGCCTTTCTGGGCGGCAAGGTGGTGCATCCCTCCGAGTTTGAATCCGACGTGCCCGAAGAGCGCGAGGCGCTCAAGGACACCGTGAAGAACGTATCGGAGTGGTGCGACGCCATCTTTGCCCGGGTCTACCGCCACCAGACACTCACCACGCTGGCCTCCTTTTCAGGTATCCCCATCATCAACGCCCTCTGCGACAAGCACCATCCCATGCAGGCGCTGGCCGATCTTTACACTTTGCAGGAGAAGTTCGGAGAGGGACACCAGCTC
Coding sequences:
- the pnp gene encoding polyribonucleotide nucleotidyltransferase, which translates into the protein MKSDFRTCEFAPGKTISIETGRIAKQADGAVVIRMGDTMLLCTAVCEKDPKPGMNFFPLTVDLRESFSAAGKFPGGFIKREGRPSDKEILSSRLIDRTLRPLFPDGFRCETQAICAVLSSDGENDGDVLGGVGASAAMHLSDAPFQGPTAMVRVGRIEGEFIINPTVSELKESDLDLIVSGTAESVIMIEGEADEISEKEMLGAIKAGHEAIQKLCAFQEELREEFGKEKRDYEPDPVDETLKQKVEENARPKIRDVVTTGLGKEEYSKRLKEAKESVVEELTAIEEFEEEADAIKEFCKNIEKEELRSLILNKKERIDGRAPEDIRDIWTEVGYLARTHGSAIFTRGETQALVSITMGTKQDAQSIDTLMVEEDKQFYLHYNFPPYCVGEARFLRGPGRREIGHGHLAERALKKLMPSFEEFGYVIRVISDITESNGSSSMASVCGGSMALMNAGVPLKKPVAGIAMGMIVGEDESVVLSDIRGEEDFMGDMDFKTAGSADGITACQMDMKVQGISFEVLEKALEQAHQGRMHILGKMAETISQPADEISPYAPQFINMEIEADDIGAVIGPGGKVIQTLQKETDTEIWVEEDEERRKGMITITADSLDKAEEAKKRIQGIVGHLDEGATYKGTVKAIKEYGAFVEIVPGKDGLLHVSEINHTHVDNVSDVLSVGDELEVKLLKVEHGGKLRLSRKALIPKDGE
- a CDS encoding bifunctional riboflavin kinase/FAD synthetase, with the protein product MTELVYLDDVERDPDTVLTVGTFDGVHAGHRVLIDTVVEKTKKHGARSVIVTFDPHPREIINPGDAGIKLLTSLTDRREILEELGVDCMVVIPFDRDFSLLSSEEFIEDVIHRKIGVSEFVIGYDHHFGRDREGTIETVEKLGKKLDFETYVISKQEVGERTVSSTAIRRALSEVGNVRQAAKFLQRPYRLNGMVVHGDKRGKEIGFPTANLLPEDQRKIVPHDGVYAVRVRVEGDWYGGMMNIGVRPTFEGQQRVLEVHLFDFEEEIYGKSIQVRFIERIRDEMKFERVEELVARLESDREDALAILHEAKQD
- a CDS encoding 6-bladed beta-propeller, which translates into the protein MVIGQDENAPEEYMIANPLHVTTDTVGRIYLAGQDLSIRVFYSEGNFITRFGGRGRGPGEFLDMDEMTIGKDGELIALDTRSQRITYFYELGESHRSHSFKSDWSGGHNIVPIDDSTLAVTAKDYRGEVGSDRVEEMDNRVIKFMSRDLDTQYHGVLDIYEKMWDPDLLIERRIARSPNHYNMAGLPGNQLAFTHRVFKGTLFMINYTYLEDKLQTTVQGINSRFSNPTPYRQLDQDVDFFEMARKVHGMISGGDPAGSYRYQMLLQSNHLFANDEWLFHFVTVAEGNDADYYLELFDAETGAYVGYSQIDDDFTMRQEFYTVFHPKHIDDRNQLYFFDRSGDVPVLRVTRIHIE
- the rpsO gene encoding 30S ribosomal protein S15 codes for the protein MTITKERKEEIIEKYGGSAENTGSTEAQIAIFTERIADLTEHLKDHPQDHASRRGLLKMVGKRRRLLNYLAKNDIEAYRSLISDLGIRK
- a CDS encoding pitrilysin family protein produces the protein MTPKRSAEELDFVGKTTLENGLKVVTEQVPSIKSVSVGIWVKTGSRNESDRRAGITHFLEHMLFKGTESRSSYDIAMSMESVGGYLNAFTSSEYTCYYSRCLNSQMERALDVLSDMVLHPSFPEEEIAKEKKVVIEEMKMYRDSPDDYLFEEFSNAMFKGHPLGRPIIGFEETVSAFSRQDLYDYMAERYRPDNLIVAVSGNMEHERVVELVEGYFGDLEREATETENQPLTGYEQDRLQLTKDIEQTHLIMGRRGLNYDHEDKYKLLMANTILGGGMSSRLHQNVREKYGYCYSITTFNQSYSDSGLFGVYVGTDRDYVDHVRELIVRELDRLRSEKVGEQELAEAKAQLKGKLMLSLESMSNRMSRLAKSELYFERFVTLDELVENIDGVDAEGLRNFAEDFFDAGRYSEAQLLPDGN